A genomic window from Plutella xylostella chromosome 23, ilPluXylo3.1, whole genome shotgun sequence includes:
- the LOC105391316 gene encoding uncharacterized protein LOC105391316 isoform X1, translating to MPQVPPCLSRRYEAMDQLVSELTGSTEDTSGEPPEVIQDPAIRLMCDLWLVMKENPDIDVVEALQKCKQEAAKKCPGRQRPVSLYPCAANPACDLQGQRNPAEGVSRGRICSGKLACRRFNQPDKREDLTSDQGDSQDRVAPISKVLNNLNAVTEMNKKFQEQLEDVEQTEKQLEDKMKQLEDKEREGLELLKEADCMWNCMESAYQQKLKESEDKQSQLIDEVHKIEKTISKWRRGYRDLELQMKKVGKVEKEIEEKKLKRENDINCLNLEIENLKKQIKKDDTAIEASKKAFESKKKACDEKVSTFTKKTAALEKELAEEIRNRKQADIEGQKEIKAARDELNNLSKKLLEKKLANQDILAEYGALMKDVELLKENKELCKQRCKSKSEAIDKELQEIEEEMANFTIQCSRCHQTTDTDDVRKFCTDCPRCLKERSCYVEQGVCCPDSGSDCVCMSVKEKFIGNVFENMCSYLEAKSKSASSQNVADTVLDCLKSSLNGKLNNETKALLKDFIMSSLKKNLNSIIIGGAVKTRCEMDLETYNQLMLCLKQINVSPASKDDKGQSKLAPCPRWGGSSECQCKKSGKLSGCPCAKKAPPPTFAPCPPTKGQTCKNTKKIVCDTTCCIDEGEDDEPEPSCDNKKCSTSFKHTMRAAQCSLDIDALPVDPIADSLNQAEKEDQTNYCFSPFEVEHQLQGDTLHLIKDVMKATNTEISTIDKTLPSDAGTKSYATKFALMDSRGTATDFSAESTNLNVSLDKYVNAPSVIGSETLLSVTADLKNYDVVAIAPIAEKRNDTENNISVKGNTEDNDHRMDPKFLPKQFSNNEIVGYGPGKSSLKEIFHITKDPFDSKQISESVKSIDTPIPSKQTASDMSQDVKQNNVLKISVHPTPYNKKKLSTIDNFHLTNHPTVLRTTPSRNYLIILDKEFEKESSQLIADFIGEENKRVVEIVDVKESEICLILKDDDDDVSNVSINDVNKALLVITACGNIKLSVHARRPTYELDEKSSRQKYNMRSPVFKEVLNQYVQDSKSIEEISDIDLQLLNNGVQRLRSERSRSTFVGDDPDLVTIFMKEKNTKRSFSTLISRLSEEVIDMKHSTHLLDSNQSPKDEAVSTMCDKTCNSAKCECRYLELDTSENSPERFSSIISDDDCRSITLRNAIKSQCGCRFNESGNPSFNFNQQCFHVNVDQSCKNFNKKSPSTRVAFKDFCSKLDSGKRFPRILE from the exons ATGCCTCAAGTACCGCCATGCCTCAGCCGTCGCTACGAGGCCATGGACCAACTGGTCTCCGAGCTGACCGGGTCTACAGAAGACACCTCCGGGGAGCCACCTGAAGTCATCCAGGACCCGGCCATCAGGCTCATGTGTGACCTGTGGCTTGTTATGAAGGAGAACCCTGATATTGATGTCGTG GAAGCACTACAGAAATGCAAACAGGAAGCTGCCAAGAAGTGCCCCGGTAGACAGAGGCCCGTGTCCCTCTACCCGTGTGCTGCCAACCCCGCATGTGACTTGCAGGGCCAGAGGAATCCGGCCGAGGGAGTCAGTAGGGGGAGGAT ATGCTCTGGAAAGTTGGCGTGTCGTCGATTCAATCAACCAGACAAAAGGGAAGACCTCACTTCTGACCAGGGTGACAGTCAGGACAGAGTGGCTCCGATCAGCAAAGTACTCAATAATTTAAATGCC GTAACAGAAATGAATAAAAAGTTTCAAGAGCAATTGGAAGATGTAGAGCAGACTGAGAAACAACTGGAGGACAAGATGAAGCAGCTAGAGGATAAGGAAAGGGAAGGCCTGGAATTGTTGAAGGAAGCCGATTGTATGTGGAACTGCATGGAGTCAGCTTACCAGCAGAAACTGAAAGAGAGCGAGGATAAACAGAGTCAGTTGATAGATGAG GTtcataaaattgaaaaaacaatATCCAAATGGCGCAGAGGATACAGAGATTTAGAATTACAAATGAAAAAAGTTGGCAAGGTTGAAAAAGaaattgaagaaaaaaaactaaaaagagAAAATGATATAAACTGTCTTAATCTCGAAATAGAAAATCTCaaaaagcaaataaaaaaagatgATACAGCTATAGAAGCATCAAAAAAGGCATTTGAAAGCAAAAAGAAGGCTTGtgat GAAAAAGTATCAACGTTTACTAAAAAAACTGCAGCTTTAGAAAAAGAATTAGCTGAGGAAATAAGGAATAGAAAACAAGCTGATATTGAAGGCcagaaagaaataaaagcagCACGAGATGAACTTAATAATTTGTCCAAGAAATTACTTGAAAAGAAGCTTGCTAATCAAGATATTCTAGCTGAG TATGGGGCGCTTATGAAGGATGTAGAGCTACTAAAAGAGAACAAAGAACTTTGCAAGCAGCGTTGCAAAAGCAAATCTGAAGCTATCGATAAGGAGCTCCAAGAAATCGAGGAAGAGATGGCGAATTTCACCATACAATGCAGTCGATGTCATCAAACTACCGATACTGATGATGTTAGGAAATTCTGTACAGATTGTCCAAGATGTCTTAAAGAAAGATCGTGCTATGTTGAACAGGGGGTTTGCTG CCCCGATTCTGGAAGTGACTGTGTGTGCATGAGTGTAAAAGAAAAGTTCATCGGAAACGTTTTTGAAAACATGTGTTCATACCTAGAAGCCAAATCAAAAAGTGCTTCAAGCCAAAACGTAGCTGATACGGTTTTAGATTGTCTGAAATCAAGTTTGAATGGAAAACTAAATAATGAAACTAAAGCTTTgttaaaagattttattatgtcTTCGTTGAAGAAGAATTTGAATAGTATTATAATTGGTGGAGCCGTGAAAACTAGATGTGAG ATGGATTTAGAGACCTATAATCAATTAATGCTGTGTTTGAAGCAAATCAATGTTTCGCCGGCTTCAAAAGATGATAAGGGACAATCTAAACTG GCGCCATGTCCGCGCTGGGGCGGCTCCAGTGAGTGTCAGTGCAAGAAATCAGGCAAATTGTCCGGTTGCCCGTGCGCCAAGAAAGCACCACCACCTACATTTGCGCCTTGTCCTCCGACTAAAGGG CAAACCTGCAAGAACACAAAGAAGATAGTCTGTGATACGACGTGCTGTATAGACGAAGGTGAAGATGATGAGCCTGAACCTTCGTGCGATAACAAGAAATGTTCTACCTCCTTCAAACACACCATGAGAGCTGCACAATGCTCTCTGGATATAGATGCTCTGCCAGTAGACCCCATTGCGGATAGTTTAAATCAAGCTGAGAAAgag GACCAGACCAATTATTGTTTTTCGCCCTTTGAGGTGGAACACCAGCTTCAAGGAG acACGTTACATTTGATAAAAGATGTAATGAAAGCAACTAATACTGAAATATCAACAATCGATAAAACTTTACCAAGCGATGCAGGAACTAAATCGTACGCAACAAAATTTGCCCTTATGGATTCAAGAG GAACAGCCACAGATTTTTCTGCAGAGTCAACAAATCTTAATGTTTCTTTggataaatatgtaaatgcaCCTTCTGTAATTGGATCAGAAACATTGCTATCTGTGACAGCAGATTTGAAAAATTATGATGTTGTGGCGATAGCACCAATAGCTGAAAAACGCAACGATACAGAAAACAACATTTCTGTGAAAGGTAACACCGAAGATAATGATCATAGAATGGATCCTAAGTTTCTCCCAAAGCAGTTTTCCAATAACGAAATTGTAGGATATGGTCCAGGAAAATCTAGCCTTAAggaaatatttcatataacgAAAGATCCTTTTGATTCAAAGCAGATATCTGAATCTGTCAAGAGCATTGATACACCAATTCCATCAAAACAAACAGCGAGTGACATGTCTCAAgatgtaaaacaaaataatgtgcTGAAAATAAGTGTGCATCCTACTCCATATAACAAGAAAAAATTGTCAACCATTGATAATTTTCATCTAACTAATCACCCTACAGTTTTAAGAACAACGCCATCTagaaattacttaataatattggATAAAGAATTTGAAAAAGAAAGCAGTCAATTAATTGCAGACTTTATTGGTGAAGAAAATAAACGTGTGGTTGAAATAGTAGATGTGAAAGAATCTGAGATCTGCTTGATACTAAaagatgacgatgatgatgtttCGAATGTATCGATTAATGATGTTAATAAAGCTTTACTTGTGATAACTGCTTGtggaaatataaagttatcaGTCCACGCACGTCGCCCTACATATGAATTAGATGAAAAATCTTCAagacaaaaatataacatgCGATCACCTGTTTTTAAGGAAGTGTTAAATCAATACGTACAGGATTCTAAATCTATAGAAGAAATATCTGACATAGATTTGCAATTACTCAATAATGGAGTACAAAGGCTGAGATCAGAAAGGTCCCGTTCAACGTTTGTTGGAGATGACCCAGATTTAGTTACCATAtttatgaaagaaaaaaatactaagcGCTCATTTTCGACATTAATAAGTAGACTTTCAGAAGAAGTTATTGACATGAAACATTCTACACATTTGCTTGATAGTAATCAGTCTCCAAAAGATGAGGCAGTTTCCACTATGTGTGATAAAACCTGTAATAGTGCCAAATgtgaatgtaggtatttagagCTAGATACCTCTGAAAATTCTCCCGAGCGTTTTTCATCAATAATAAGCGATGATGACTGCCGGTCTATAACTCTAAGGAATGCTATTAAAAGTCAATGTGGATGTCGATTTAATGAATCTGGAAACCCTAGTTTCAATTTCAACCAACAATGTTTTCATGTCAATGTAGACCAATCATGTAaaaatttcaacaaaaaaTCTCCATCCACGAGAGTTGCCTTTAAAGATTTCTGTAGCAAGCTCGATAGCGGTAAAAGATTTCCTCGTATTTTGGAGTGA
- the LOC105391300 gene encoding probable methylthioribulose-1-phosphate dehydratase translates to MMSSDLGPEHPRNLIPELCKQFYHLGWVTGTGGGISIKDGDKIYIAPSGVQKERMQPDDLFVQTIDGADLELPPPEKKLKKSQCTPLFMVAYRQCGAGAVIHTHSPHAVRVTLLWEGDDFRITHQEMIKGIKDAKRNAYLRYDDTLTVPIIENTCFERDLESSLAAAVARRPETCAVLVRRHGLYVWGDTWQQAKTMAECFDYLFEMAVEMKRLGLDPEAVPGKKTQ, encoded by the exons ATGATGTCGTCTGATCTAGGACCA GAGCACCCAAGGAACTTGATCCCCGAACTGTGCAAGCAGTTCTACCACCTCGGCTGGGTTACCGGCACCGGTGGAGGGATCTCTATTAAAGATGG AGATAAGATCTACATAGCTCCATCGGGAGTGCAGAAGGAGCGGATGCAACCTGATGACCTGTTTGTGCAGACCATTGACGGTGCTGACTTGGAACTACCTCCGCCGGAGAAAAA GTTAAAGAAGAGTCAATGCACGCCCCTCTTCATGGTGGCCTACAGACAGTGTGGGGCGGGGGCGGtgatacacacacactcacccCATGCGGTCCGAGTCACTCTGCTCTGGGAAGGAGATGACTTCCGCATCACGCATCAGGAGATGATCAAG GGCATAAAAGACGCGAAACGCAACGCCTACCTCCGCTACGATGACACTCTCACAGTGCCCATCATAGAGAACACTTGCTTCGAGCGAGACCTGGAGAGTTccctggcggcggcggtggcgcggAGACCTGAGACTTGTGCAGTGTTGGTCAGAAGACATGGACTGTATGTGTGGGGGGACACATGGCAACAGGCGAAGACTAT GGCTGAATGCTTCGACTACCTGTTCGAGATGGCGGTGGAGATGAAGCGACTCGGCCTCGACCCTGAGGCAGTTCCGGGGAAGAAGACTCAGTGA
- the LOC105391302 gene encoding uncharacterized protein LOC105391302 translates to MNRFQRHYGTAKPIKSPSNPPRAKRHGTRVPIRSVDRSSSVGPEQIGYSLKKEYHDMVKEKENNEKQQEPPIVPNMDSSLFSTILFRDSSSLCYCVDSDDDDEDEVDSGGKEVMVENKSLDIKPSHKEFGQCCEMNQSPLQPSGLSLSPEQLDRLRQLKSILCSQKSTVEQATQWGDRAVAHWVTAASDQPLRFEAKDVGDESESLQSSEKSTPQSENADICISQKPQVKVIAEKFTKYKKNAIEVRKLNEKVVCLEYDVFDSENIKTPLKKMRAYFSIKPKFKNADEGWESPKRSHTSTSSTYENSKYPQKQIEIIDSRISDNQSYLDDLRKVLQRKKHTNIRKQKSSLDLESLYDFAKKSKPILDNILSDAYLSKKQLDEVKALILQAKTSSVQGMSRRKVKCNQLASNISNSVISKTIIAELYR, encoded by the exons ATGAACCGTTTCCAAAGGCATTACGGGACGGCAAAACCAATTAAATCCCCGTCCAACCCTCCCCGTGCAAAAAGACATGGGACACGGGTTCCCATTCGCTCAGTAGACCGCAGCTCTTCTGTAGGGCCTGAGCAAATTGGCTACAGTTTGAAGAAGGAATACCATGATATGGTGAAGGAAaaggaaaataatgaaaagcaG CAAGAACCACCAATCGTACCCAACATGGATTCCTCATTATTCTCGACGATTCTATTCCGCGACTCGAGCTCTCTCTGTTATTGCGTCgattctgatgatgatgatgaggacgAGGTGGATTCGGGAGGTAAAGAAGTGATGGTGGAAAACAAGAGCTTGGACATCAAACCGAGCCATAAGGAGTTCGGACAATGCTGTGAAATG AACCAATCACCACTACAGCCCTCTGGCTTATctctctcaccggaacagctAGATCGTTTGCGACAGTTGAAAAGCATCTTATGTAGCCAGAAGTCGACAGTCGAACAAGCCACCCAGTGGGGTGACAGGGCCGTGGCTCATTGGGTCACGGCGGCGTCTGATCAGCCGTTGAGGTTTGAAGCCAAGGATGTTGGGGATGAATCCGAAT CACTACAATCATCAGAAAAGTCCACACCTCAATCTGAAAACGCTGACATCTGCATATCACAGAAGCCACAAGTGAAGGTCATTGCGGAGAAATTCACGAAATACAAGAAAAACGCAATAGAAGTGAGGAAACTGAATGAGAAAGTGGTGTGTCTGGAATACGATGTTTTTGATTCAGAAAATATCAAGACTCCTTTGAAAAAGATGCGAGCTTATTTCTCTATCAAGCCGAAGTTTAAAAATGCTGATGAAG gtTGGGAATCTCCGAAAAGATCGCATACGTCGACGTCGTCTACATacgaaaattcaaaataccCTCAAAAGCAAATAGAAATAATAGACAGCAGAATATCTGATAACCAATCTTATTTGGACGATTTGAGGAAGGTTTTGCAACGGAAAAAGCATACAAACATTAGAAAGCAAAAGAGTTCTTTAGATCTAGAGTCTTTGTACGATTTTGCTAAGAAATCTAAGCCTATACTGGATAATATTCTGTCGGACGCATATTTGTCCAAAAAACAGTTGGATGAAGTGAAGGCATTGATACTTCAAGCGAAGACTTCTAGTGTCCAAGGCATGAGTAGGAGGAAGGTTAAATGTAACCAGCTAGCATCTAACATATCCAACAGTGTTATATCTAAAACTATAATAGCAGAATTGTACAGATAA
- the LOC105391316 gene encoding uncharacterized protein LOC105391316 isoform X2, with protein sequence MPQVPPCLSRRYEAMDQLVSELTGSTEDTSGEPPEVIQDPAIRLMCDLWLVMKENPDIDVVEALQKCKQEAAKKCPGRQRPVSLYPCAANPACDLQGQRNPAEGVSRGRICSGKLACRRFNQPDKREDLTSDQGDSQDRVAPISKVLNNLNAVTEMNKKFQEQLEDVEQTEKQLEDKMKQLEDKEREGLELLKEADCMWNCMESAYQQKLKESEDKQSQLIDEVHKIEKTISKWRRGYRDLELQMKKVGKVEKEIEEKKLKRENDINCLNLEIENLKKQIKKDDTAIEASKKAFESKKKACDEKVSTFTKKTAALEKELAEEIRNRKQADIEGQKEIKAARDELNNLSKKLLEKKLANQDILAEYGALMKDVELLKENKELCKQRCKSKSEAIDKELQEIEEEMANFTIQCSRCHQTTDTDDVRKFCTDCPRCLKERSCYVEQGVCCPDSGSDCVCMSVKEKFIGNVFENMCSYLEAKSKSASSQNVADTVLDCLKSSLNGKLNNETKALLKDFIMSSLKKNLNSIIIGGAVKTRCEMDLETYNQLMLCLKQINVSPASKDDKGQSKLAPCPRWGGSSECQCKKSGKLSGCPCAKKAPPPTFAPCPPTKGQTCKNTKKIVCDTTCCIDEGEDDEPEPSCDNKKCSTSFKHTMRAAQCSLDIDALPVDPIADSLNQAEKEDQTNYCFSPFEVEHQLQGVDENEHRNMVIEEVFGNYMDM encoded by the exons ATGCCTCAAGTACCGCCATGCCTCAGCCGTCGCTACGAGGCCATGGACCAACTGGTCTCCGAGCTGACCGGGTCTACAGAAGACACCTCCGGGGAGCCACCTGAAGTCATCCAGGACCCGGCCATCAGGCTCATGTGTGACCTGTGGCTTGTTATGAAGGAGAACCCTGATATTGATGTCGTG GAAGCACTACAGAAATGCAAACAGGAAGCTGCCAAGAAGTGCCCCGGTAGACAGAGGCCCGTGTCCCTCTACCCGTGTGCTGCCAACCCCGCATGTGACTTGCAGGGCCAGAGGAATCCGGCCGAGGGAGTCAGTAGGGGGAGGAT ATGCTCTGGAAAGTTGGCGTGTCGTCGATTCAATCAACCAGACAAAAGGGAAGACCTCACTTCTGACCAGGGTGACAGTCAGGACAGAGTGGCTCCGATCAGCAAAGTACTCAATAATTTAAATGCC GTAACAGAAATGAATAAAAAGTTTCAAGAGCAATTGGAAGATGTAGAGCAGACTGAGAAACAACTGGAGGACAAGATGAAGCAGCTAGAGGATAAGGAAAGGGAAGGCCTGGAATTGTTGAAGGAAGCCGATTGTATGTGGAACTGCATGGAGTCAGCTTACCAGCAGAAACTGAAAGAGAGCGAGGATAAACAGAGTCAGTTGATAGATGAG GTtcataaaattgaaaaaacaatATCCAAATGGCGCAGAGGATACAGAGATTTAGAATTACAAATGAAAAAAGTTGGCAAGGTTGAAAAAGaaattgaagaaaaaaaactaaaaagagAAAATGATATAAACTGTCTTAATCTCGAAATAGAAAATCTCaaaaagcaaataaaaaaagatgATACAGCTATAGAAGCATCAAAAAAGGCATTTGAAAGCAAAAAGAAGGCTTGtgat GAAAAAGTATCAACGTTTACTAAAAAAACTGCAGCTTTAGAAAAAGAATTAGCTGAGGAAATAAGGAATAGAAAACAAGCTGATATTGAAGGCcagaaagaaataaaagcagCACGAGATGAACTTAATAATTTGTCCAAGAAATTACTTGAAAAGAAGCTTGCTAATCAAGATATTCTAGCTGAG TATGGGGCGCTTATGAAGGATGTAGAGCTACTAAAAGAGAACAAAGAACTTTGCAAGCAGCGTTGCAAAAGCAAATCTGAAGCTATCGATAAGGAGCTCCAAGAAATCGAGGAAGAGATGGCGAATTTCACCATACAATGCAGTCGATGTCATCAAACTACCGATACTGATGATGTTAGGAAATTCTGTACAGATTGTCCAAGATGTCTTAAAGAAAGATCGTGCTATGTTGAACAGGGGGTTTGCTG CCCCGATTCTGGAAGTGACTGTGTGTGCATGAGTGTAAAAGAAAAGTTCATCGGAAACGTTTTTGAAAACATGTGTTCATACCTAGAAGCCAAATCAAAAAGTGCTTCAAGCCAAAACGTAGCTGATACGGTTTTAGATTGTCTGAAATCAAGTTTGAATGGAAAACTAAATAATGAAACTAAAGCTTTgttaaaagattttattatgtcTTCGTTGAAGAAGAATTTGAATAGTATTATAATTGGTGGAGCCGTGAAAACTAGATGTGAG ATGGATTTAGAGACCTATAATCAATTAATGCTGTGTTTGAAGCAAATCAATGTTTCGCCGGCTTCAAAAGATGATAAGGGACAATCTAAACTG GCGCCATGTCCGCGCTGGGGCGGCTCCAGTGAGTGTCAGTGCAAGAAATCAGGCAAATTGTCCGGTTGCCCGTGCGCCAAGAAAGCACCACCACCTACATTTGCGCCTTGTCCTCCGACTAAAGGG CAAACCTGCAAGAACACAAAGAAGATAGTCTGTGATACGACGTGCTGTATAGACGAAGGTGAAGATGATGAGCCTGAACCTTCGTGCGATAACAAGAAATGTTCTACCTCCTTCAAACACACCATGAGAGCTGCACAATGCTCTCTGGATATAGATGCTCTGCCAGTAGACCCCATTGCGGATAGTTTAAATCAAGCTGAGAAAgag GACCAGACCAATTATTGTTTTTCGCCCTTTGAGGTGGAACACCAGCTTCAAGGAG TCGATGAAAATGAACACCGCAATATGGTGATTGAAGAAGTCTTCGGAAATTATATGGATATGTAA